One stretch of Pomacea canaliculata isolate SZHN2017 linkage group LG1, ASM307304v1, whole genome shotgun sequence DNA includes these proteins:
- the LOC112566015 gene encoding tetraspanin-5-like, producing the protein MPRIRKRRRDRTEVSCCIKYLMFAFNVVFWLFGGSLLAVGLWAWTEKDTLANFSKLTNIALDPALIFNLIGLTMFIIGFAGCVGSLRENICLLLFFMIALGIIFFLELLLGILGFVYKDWVRDQIESQVKNMIVNYRDDADLQNLVDWVQQDWLGCCGVHSYKDWEANIYFNCSSPGVEACGVPFSCCKPTDEVIFNRHCGYDMMKTSHDYDRNIQIYTMGCIPSGEKWLESNLFPVAGVAVGVVLLQILGICFAQNLRSDIQAQLAKWTY; encoded by the exons ATGCCTCGTATACGAAAGCGTCGTCGCGACAGGACTGAAGTTAGCTGCTGCAtcaaatatttgatgtttgctTTCAATGTTGTTTTTTGG ctgtttggTGGTTCATTGCTGGCTGTTGGGCTGTGGGCATGGACTGAAAAGGACACACTGGCCAACTTCAGCAAGCTGACAAACATTGCTTTGGATCCAGCCCTCATCTTCAATCTCATTGGTCTCACAATGTTCATCATCGGCTTTGCAGGCTGTGTGGGCTCACTTAGGGAAAACATTTGCCTTCTGCTTTTT tttatgatAGCTCTGGGAATCATATTCTTCCTGGAACTTCTGTTGGGTATTCTTGGATTTGTTTACAAAGATTGG GTTCGAGATCAGATCGAGAGCCAGGTTAAGAATATGATTGTAAACTATCGTGATGATGCTGATCTTCAAAACCTGGTGGACTGGGTGCAACAGGACTGG CTGGGCTGTTGTGGTGTACATAGCTATAAAGACTGGGAGGCCAATATCTACTTCAACTGCTCATCTCCAGGTGTCGAGGCATGTGGTGTTCCCTTCTCCTGCTGCAAACCCACTGAT GAAGTCATTTTCAACAGACATTGTGGCTATGACATGATGAAAACCTCACAT GATTATGATCGCAATATCCAGATCTACACAATGGGATGTATTCCTTCTGGAGAAAAATGGTTAGAATCAAACCTTTTTCCAGTGGCAGGTGTAGCTGTGGGTGTGGTCCTGTTGCAG ATTCTGGGGATCTGCTTTGCTCAGAACCTAAGGAGTGATATACAAGCACAGCTTGCGAAATGGACGTACTAG
- the LOC112566025 gene encoding uncharacterized protein LOC112566025, with protein sequence MAVSQPPTQVHRASEVSLQEGKTVYGQAAGMPEDSQDPIEQELRQLLLQEMKRRDQFRHHLRTFLAEHLQPTEDFLMTLMDPDDSLSLLLQRCVEIIGVKKRDKDSPKLRQEVDSGIANSMTENRDSSFVLMRTPFTGTRPHTANRRQAGIFPSEFWRHDVTIAVSPEFSTGTSSNLPVEHSELSS encoded by the exons ATGGCAGTCTCTCAGCCTCCCACCCAGGTACATCGTGCCAGTGAAGTCAGCTTGCAAGAGGGGAAGACCGTATATGGCCAAGCAGCTGGGATGCCAGAAGATAGCCAAGATCCCATTGAGCAAGAGCTcaggcagctgctgctgcaggagATGAAGCGCCGAGACCAGTTCCGCCATCACCTGAGGACGTTCCTCGCCGAACACCTGCAGCCGACGGAGGATTTTCTGATGACCCTGATGGACCCTGACGACAGCTTGAGCCTTCTGCTGCAGCGCTGCGTAGAGATAATAGGTGTCAAGAAGAGAGACAAAG ATTCTCCAAAGTTAAGACAGGAGGTAGACAGTGGAATAGCCAATTCCATGACTGAAAACAGAGATTCCAGCTTTGTATTGATGAGAACGCCTTTCACAGGAACTCGTCCTCATACTGCTAACAGGAGACAAGCTGGTATTTTTCCca GTGAGTTCTGGCGACACGACGTGACTATCGCCGTATCTCCGGAGTTTTCCACTGGGACATCGAGCAATTTACCTGTGGAGCACAGTGAACTGAGCAGCTAA
- the LOC112566035 gene encoding uncharacterized protein LOC112566035: MADSAVQSVGEVSSNGNAPVVFPKLEKLSRDDICFRVFPVLGGLSYGYFSIHIMNSSWFKSIFPSHEVVANSFWFNAHLGVGLYLFGSQHLRHAPVNRRILYSVFGSFLFNFGSVLFWATCKSLLPERPSLRAVFGLLSGFVLLYVGREYVEFIDSQRQEASS; encoded by the exons ATGGCCGACTCCGCTGTGCAGTCTGTAGGTGAAGTTAGTTCCAATGGAAATGCCCCAGTAGTTTTTCCAAAATTGGAGAAATTGTCTCGAGATGATATTTGCTTTCGAGTTTTTCCAGTTCTTGGAGGGCTGAGTTATGGATATTTTTCAATACATATTATGAACTCGTCGTGGTTTAAAAG CATATTTCCAAGCCATGAAGTGGTGGCCAACAGTTTTTGGTTCAATGCCCATTTGGGAGTGGGTCTATATCTCTTTGGAAGCCAGCACCTGCGACATGCACCAGTTAACCGTCGCATATTATATAGTGTTTttggttcttttcttttcaactttGGGTCTGTATTGTTTTGGGCAACATGCAAGTCACTTTTGCCAGAGAGACCTAGTTTGCGGGCAGTCTTTGGCCTTTTATCAGGTTTTGTTCTGCTTTATGTTGGTAGGGAGTATGTGGAGTTTATTGACAGCCAAAGACAAGAGGCATCTTCATAA